In Arabidopsis thaliana ecotype Col-0 mitochondrion, complete genome, the following proteins share a genomic window:
- the rps4 gene encoding ribosomal protein S4: MWLLKKLIQRDIDLSPLRFQTCRLLLGNVWNRELTIIQRRILRRLRNRKRSIKKRKIYSKKYLTSYIQLQTTRKLSLFYGDLPITEMHRGTKRTSYIPFLLNLETRFDVILLRLHFLETIPQARQLISHRRVCVNKGMVSITHFKLSHGDIISFQENNAIIRGEEIRRSFYKEILVEKIIGKLLHQPLRMWRRSKTEWFHLLKTKRGCRLLLKSRFLQQLRSSMQEEDLERTKKFGSEKVCLGSSFAEHKRMKRNLLKSLFLSKRRKDKNLNLPTRTISPIVYNSSLSLYSNSTYCFASPHKLTMKRRIKRIELPTHYLEVNYRTPKAVVFYGPNIGHIPHDIRLKDLNLLLWSRNGRGQNI; encoded by the coding sequence ATGTGGCTGCTTAAAAAACTGATTCAACGAGATATAGATTTGTCCCCATTAAGATTTCAAACTTGTCGTCTACTTTCAGGAAATGTTCGGAACAGAGAACTGACAATAATACAACGCCGCATTCTCCGAAGATTGAGGAACAGGAAGAGATCTATTAAGAAGAGAAAGATTTATCCGAAAAAATATCTTACCAGTTATATACAATTACAAACTACACGAAAGTTGCCCCTTTTTCATGGGGATTTACCCATCACAGAGATGCACAGAGGAACAAAACGAACTTCATATATCCCTTTTCCACTCAATCCAGAAACAAGATTTGACGTTATTCCGCTTCGTCTCCATTTTCTTGAAACTATTCCTCAAGCAAGGCAGCCGATAAGTCATCGAAGGGTTTGTGTGAATAAAGGAATGGTAAGCATTACTCATTTTAAACTTTCCCACGGTGATATAATATCTTTTCAAGAAAATAACGCGATAATACGCGGTGAAGAAATAAGGAGATCTTTCTATAAAGAAATTTCAGTTGAAAAAATCATAGGCAAATTACTGCATCAACCGCTAAGAATGTGGAGAAGAAGCAAAACTGAATGGTTCCACCTACTCAAAACTAAGAGGGGATGCCGCCTACTACTAAAATCCCGGTTTTTGCAACAGTTGCGTTCTTCTATGCAAGAAGAAGACTTAGAAAGAACAAAGAAGTTTGGATCCGAAAAAGTATGCTTAGGAAGTTCCTTCGCTGAGCACAAGAGAATGAAGAGGAATTTGTTAAAATCCCTATTCTTATCGAAGAGAAGGAAGGATAAAAACCTAAATCTTCCTACTCGAACAATCAGTCCTATAGTTTACAACTCTTCTTTATCTTTATATAGTAATTCGACCTATTGCTTCGCATCCCCCCATAAGTTGACTATGAAGAGAAGAATCAAAAGGATCGAACTACCTACTCATTATTCGGAGGTTAATCATAGAACACCAAAAGCTGTGGTATCTTATGGACCTAACATAGGTCATATCCCTCACGACATAAGATTAAAAGATCCAAACCTTCCTCTTCGGAGCAGAAACGGACGTGGCCAAAACATATAA